A genomic segment from Thermococcus sp. encodes:
- a CDS encoding biotin transporter BioY — protein sequence MNSKDVAFAGLFAALTAVGAQISVPIGPVPFTFQVFFVLLSGILMGARLGFLSQLAYIIIGAVGFPVFAEFSGGFAHLYGPTGGYLVAFPIAALLAGYITERSNESAMGMAISVLLGLAVIYLLGWLRIGFYLGGNFVKALELGVLPFLPLDLIKAALAVATAKTVRKMVGMT from the coding sequence ATGAACTCAAAGGATGTTGCCTTCGCGGGACTCTTCGCGGCGTTAACAGCTGTTGGAGCACAGATAAGCGTTCCAATCGGTCCTGTTCCCTTCACTTTCCAGGTTTTCTTTGTCCTCCTGAGCGGAATCCTTATGGGGGCGAGGTTGGGATTCCTAAGCCAGCTCGCCTATATCATAATTGGGGCCGTAGGCTTTCCGGTCTTTGCGGAGTTCTCCGGCGGTTTTGCCCATCTCTACGGTCCAACCGGCGGCTACCTGGTTGCGTTCCCCATAGCGGCCCTGCTCGCCGGGTATATCACGGAGAGGAGCAATGAAAGTGCCATGGGAATGGCCATCAGCGTCCTGTTAGGACTTGCGGTCATTTACCTCCTCGGGTGGCTTAGGATTGGGTTCTACCTCGGCGGGAACTTCGTAAAAGCCCTCGAACTCGGGGTTCTGCCATTTCTGCCCCTTGATCTCATCAAAGCGGCCTTGGCGGTGGCAACTGCGAAAACGGTGAGAAAAATGGTGGGGATGACATAG
- a CDS encoding energy-coupling factor ABC transporter ATP-binding protein yields MIQVKNLHHTYENGREVLMGIDFEMGNEVVALVGQNGSGKTTFAKHLNGLLKPTEGAVKVDGLDTREHSVAELSGIVGYVFQNPEHMFFEENVFREVALGPKNLGLDEKEIEERVKWALKAVNLEGYEERTPYSLSGGEKQRLAIACILAMKPRYIILDEPTTGLDARSFESVAEAIGRLHSDGHGILLITHDMELVLRLAERVVLLENGRKTFDGPVEEFFSFDLRSYGLDRPELLEIGRKLGTGFVRSVPELIEKLSGEGVDGAILP; encoded by the coding sequence ATGATCCAGGTTAAAAACCTTCATCACACCTACGAGAACGGCCGTGAGGTGCTCATGGGAATAGACTTCGAGATGGGAAACGAGGTAGTCGCCCTCGTCGGCCAGAACGGGAGTGGAAAAACCACCTTCGCGAAGCACCTGAACGGCCTGCTCAAGCCGACGGAAGGAGCTGTTAAGGTCGATGGACTAGACACACGGGAGCACAGCGTTGCCGAGCTGAGCGGGATTGTTGGCTACGTTTTCCAGAATCCAGAGCACATGTTTTTCGAAGAGAACGTTTTTAGGGAAGTTGCCCTCGGGCCTAAGAACCTTGGTCTGGATGAGAAGGAAATTGAGGAGCGCGTGAAGTGGGCGCTGAAAGCCGTTAACCTGGAGGGCTACGAGGAGAGGACGCCCTACTCCCTGAGTGGGGGTGAGAAACAGAGATTAGCTATAGCCTGCATCCTGGCAATGAAGCCCCGCTACATCATCCTCGACGAGCCAACGACTGGTCTCGACGCTAGAAGCTTTGAGAGTGTGGCTGAGGCGATAGGGAGGCTCCACTCGGACGGGCATGGGATTCTCCTAATCACCCACGACATGGAACTCGTCCTCAGGCTGGCTGAGAGGGTTGTCCTCCTTGAGAACGGAAGGAAGACCTTCGATGGTCCCGTTGAAGAGTTTTTCTCATTTGATCTCCGTTCTTATGGACTTGACAGACCTGAACTCCTGGAGATAGGCAGGAAGCTCGGCACGGGCTTTGTGAGGAGCGTCCCTGAGCTAATAGAAAAACTGAGTGGTGAGGGCGTTGATGGCGCAATTTTACCGTGA
- a CDS encoding energy-coupling factor transporter transmembrane protein EcfT translates to MMAQFYRERDSFLHHLDPRVKIVGTILGIAAIMLYNDPTILIPLFFIFLLIGVVLGKISVWEQVTLLKPLLPIVVITIIIWPLIYKPRFMGVLFGVSFSMRLLTFALLTFLLLATTSQGDLILGFVKLGMPHEYGLTISISLRYIPTLYRLAGTIMDAQKSRGWEVEKGNFITRARKMTAVLIPLLVSSLKTAHDLSIALESRGFGASPKRTFIREIRMGRRDYMVLVLMVVFFVLALYARYGLDLGHISIYPR, encoded by the coding sequence TTGATGGCGCAATTTTACCGTGAGAGGGATTCGTTCCTCCACCACCTTGACCCGAGGGTGAAGATAGTAGGCACCATCCTCGGGATAGCCGCGATAATGCTTTACAATGATCCGACGATTCTGATCCCTCTGTTCTTTATCTTCCTTCTCATAGGTGTAGTCCTGGGAAAGATATCGGTTTGGGAACAGGTCACACTTCTAAAGCCCCTCCTCCCGATAGTTGTGATAACCATTATTATCTGGCCGTTGATATACAAACCAAGGTTCATGGGTGTTCTATTCGGGGTATCCTTCTCCATGAGGCTCCTGACGTTCGCCCTGCTTACCTTTCTTCTCCTAGCAACGACGAGTCAAGGGGATTTGATCCTCGGCTTCGTGAAGCTCGGTATGCCCCACGAGTACGGGTTAACCATTTCCATCTCCCTCCGCTACATCCCGACCCTTTACAGGCTCGCAGGGACCATAATGGACGCGCAGAAGAGTCGCGGCTGGGAGGTTGAGAAGGGCAACTTCATAACCCGGGCGAGGAAGATGACTGCCGTCCTGATTCCCCTCCTCGTTTCGTCCCTCAAGACCGCCCACGACCTCAGCATCGCCCTTGAGAGCAGGGGCTTTGGAGCCTCTCCGAAGAGGACCTTCATCCGTGAGATAAGGATGGGCAGGAGGGATTACATGGTTCTCGTTCTGATGGTGGTTTTCTTTGTGCTGGCTCTCTACGCTCGCTATGGCCTCGATCTGGGCCACATCAGCATCTACCCGCGGTAA